AAGAGGACCTCCTCCTGCTCTCGCCCCGCCGCGAGAACGGGCGCGTCGAGGGGACGCTGGACATCAGCGGTCTCGACGAGGACCACGAGCTCACCCGCGCGGTGATGACGATGTACGTGAGCGGCTTCGACGTCATCACGCTGGAGACGCCCCGGATCTCGCCGAAACAGCGCCGCGTGGTCCGCGACGCCGTCCAGGGGCTCGTGGGGCTGGAAGTGATCGAGGAGACCTCCGATCGAGTCGTCCTGCAGGACCTGCTCGACTCCTCGGAGCTGTCGGTCCACAACGCCATCACGCGGATGCAGCTGGTCTCGCTGACGATGCTGGAAGACGCCATCGACGCCCTCGTCGAGGACGACGACGACCTCGCGGCCGACGTGATCCACCGCGACGAGGACGTTGACCGTCTCTGGTACATGGTCTCGCGCGTGTTCCGGACAGTGTTGCGGAATCCGACGGCGGCGACCGAGATCGGCTTCCCCCGAGAGACCGTCTTCGACTACCAGTCCAGCGCCCGCCAGCTAGAGCGCATCGCCGACCACGCGACGAAGATCGCCGAGCTGTCCCGCGAGATCGACGCCATCAGCGGCGAGACCGGCGAGAAGCTCCGGACGCTCCGCGAGGAGGCCGCGACCGTGCCCGAGACCGCGATGGAGGCCCTGCTGGCCGACGACTCCGAGGAAGCCGTCGAGCAGGCTAACCAGGCCCGTGGCACCATCGAGGACGTCGACGCGATGGCCCGCGAGGTCGACGAACAGGTCCGAGAGGCCGACCCCCAGAGCGCCCAGGTGCTCGGGCTGGTCGTCGACTCGCTGTCCCGGACCGCCGACTACGGCGGGAACATCGCCGAGAGCGCACTCCAGAAGGCCGCACCGCGTCCCTGAGACGGCCGGCCTCGGCTACTCGTAGTACTGGCGGAGCGCCGAAGCGGCTCCGTCCGCGGTCTTTCGGTACACTCGTTGTCCGTCCGGCGTCCGGACGGCGTACTCGTAGGTCCGGCTGTCGGGCTCGTACCAGCGGTCCTCGTGTCGATCGAGGAGCCGCGGCGACCCGCCGTCGGTTTCGGAGGGGAGTTGCGCCTCAGGGTCGTTCGTCACTTCCGTGTCGTCACCGTCGACTTCACCGGTATCGGTGCTCCGGGGTGGCCCCGCCTCGACGAGCAGGTCGCCGTCGATCGGGTACGGTTCGATCAGGCCGGCCACCGGTTCGTCCTGGCTCGCGGCCGCCCGCGTCTGTTCCATCAGCACGTCCTGCGTACTGACGGCCGACTCGTCTCCGGGCCGTCGCTGCTCGTAGCTCCCATCAGACTGCATCTCCCACACGTGACGGTTGTCGGCCAGCGTCAGTTCGAGCACGAACTTCAGCTGCCGCCGGATCGTCGGATCGTCGACGGGCGTGACCGCTTCGACCCGGTAGTCGAGGTTCCGGGTCATCCAGTCGGCGCTGCCGATGAAGTACCGCGGATCGCCCACCGTCTCGGCCGCCGCGGGGTCGTCGGGCGCGGCCCCGTTCTCGAAGTAGAAGATCCGCGAGTGCTCCAGGAACCGCCCGACGAGGCTGTACACGTCGACGTTCTCGCTGACGCCCTCGACGCCGGGACGCAGCCGACAGATGTCGCGAACGATCAGGTCGACGTCGACGCCCGCCATCGCGGCGCGGTACAGTTCCTCGACGATGGCCGGGTCTTCGAGCCCGTTGACCTTGACGACGATCCGGGCCGGGCGTCCCGCCTGCGCGTACCGGGCTTCCCGGCGGATGTACCGCGTGAACCGCTCGCGCATCGTCACCGGCGCGATCAGGAGCTTCCGAAACTGCTCGTCCAGCGAGGGGCCGGTGAAGAAGTTGAACACCGTCACGAGGTCCTGTCCGATGTCCTGGTCGGCGGTCAGCAGGCCCAGATCGACGTACCCTTTCGCGGTCTCGGAGTGGTAGTTGCCCGTGCCGACGTGAGAGTACAGCTCCACGCCGTCGTCCTCCTCGCGGACGACCAGCGCCGTCTTCGTGTGGGTCTTCAGCCCGATCGTCCCGTAGGCGACGTGAATGCCGTGTTCTTCGAGCGTCCGGACCCATTCGAGGTTGTTCTGCTCGTCGAAGCGGGCCTTCAGCTCGACCATCACCGCCACCTGCTTGCCGTTCTCGGCCGCGTCGATCAGCGACTGGATCACCTGCGAGTCGCTCGTCGTCCGGTAGATCGCGGCCTTCACCGCCAGCACGTCGGGGTCGGTCGCCGCCTCGTGGAGGAACGACTGGACGGTCTGGGTGAAGTCGTGGTACGGGTGATGGAGGAGGATGTCCGTCTCGCCGACCCGCTCGAACACGCTCTGGTGTTTCGTGGTGTGTTCGCCGATCGCGGTCCGGTCGGTCGCGGTCAACTGGGGGTGTGGTCTGGGCGTCCAGGCGTCGCGTTGCAGCGCCGGCCGGTCGAGGTCGACGAGGCGGTCGAACTCCCGGTAGTCCAGTGGCCCCTCTCGCTCGTAGATCTCGCGTTCGTCCAGTTCCAGTTGCTCCTGCAGCGTTTCGCGGGCGAACGGGTGGGCGTCGGCCTCGATTTCGAGCCGCACGACGGACGCGAACCGGCGCTGTTCGAGGACCTCCTCGATCATGTCGATCAGGTCCTCCGCGATCTCCTCGTCGCGCCTGACCTCGGCGTTGCGCGTCAGCCGGAACAGCGCCGTGTCGACGATCTCGACGTTGGGCAGGAGTAAGTCGAGGTTGTTGCGAATCACCGCCTCGATCGGGACGTATCGCGCACCGGCTTCGAGTTCGACCAGCCGCGGCCGATTGGGCGGGATCTTCACCCGAGTGAAGGTCAGTTCCTCGCCGGGGGACTGGCGCGTGACGATCGCACGACAGCGGTGCGAGCGGTTCGAGATGAACGGGAACGGGTGGGCCGGGTCGAACGACAGCGGCGTCAGCGTCGGCAGCACCGAGTCCTCGAAGTACGTCCGCAGACGCGTTCGCTCGTCGGCCGCCAGCGCCGAGTAGTCGAGGATCTCGATGCCGGCGTCGGCCAGCGCCGGTCTGATCGTCTCCCGGTAACACGTCGTCTGGGCGGCCAGCATCGGCCGCAGTTCGTCGTGGATCTCTCGCCACTGTTCCAGCGGCGTTCGGCCGTCGGGGGTACGGTCGGTGACGCCGGCCTCGATCTGTTGTTTGAGGCCGCCGACCCGTTTCATCACGAACTCGTCGATGTTGCGTGTGAAAATCGACAGAAACCGGACCCGTTCCAGCAACGGCGTCCGCTCGTCCTCGGCCTCGTGGAGCACCCGCTTCTGGAACTCCAGCTCGCTGAGCTCGCGGTTGAGATACAGCGACGGATCTGCGAGGTCCACGTCGTCCGGCTCGAAGGGCTCGATCCCGACGCCGTCCTGGGCGCGCTCGCCGTCCATCTCACTCCTCCACCGCCGGACGAGGGTCGACGATACTGTCGGCGCTGCGCTCGACGTACGTCTCCGGTGGCTCGACGGAGACGAACTCCCCGGTCGAACACCGGTAGGCCGTCAGCTGTCCCCCGTAGACACAGCCGGTGTCGAGCCCGACCGCCCACGGCGTGGCGAACGGCTGTGCCAGCACGGTGTGGCCGAAAAACACCTTCCGCCCGCCGTCTCGCGTCTCGAACCAGTAGGGTCGGTCGTAGCCGCCGTCTGGGACCAACGAGCGGTTGTTCAGCAGCTCCTCGGCGCTGTGCTCGGCCAGTGGCTTGCGGTGGTCGATCCCGCCGTGGACGACGAGCGCGCCGTCCCAGGAGACGACGAGTGGCATCGACTCGACGAAGGCCAGGTCGTCGTCGTCGAGCGCGTCGATCGACGCCCGGCCGTCGAGGAGCTTCTGCTCGTTGTTGCCCCTGACGCTGAGCAGGTTGTCCCGTTCGCGGACCAGCGACAGTGCGCGTCGACTGTCCGGCCCCTTCCTGACGAGGTCGCCGACGAAGACGAACAGGCTCCGGCCGTTGTCGAGCCGATCGAGGAGCCGGTCGAGGGTCTCCGCACAGCCGTGTACGTCGCCGACGACGTACACCTCGTCCCAGCGGGACACGTCGATCTGTCGGTGCTGTTTCGCGACGGCTGGTTCGAATGAGAGTGTTGCTGTCATCGTGTCCTGTCCGAATCGTCCGGACCGAGACGAGCGCCGTTGTAACTGGTTTATAATTGGGCTCCCGAGCGGTACATATCGGTACGTATAGAATCGAACCGATGTGCGTACCGCTCGCACCGCTGTCGTGCGATCGGTCGTGCATCGATATTCGATAGCTATTACAGTCGTCTTCAGGCGCGTCCCGCAGGTGACCGTCGCCGTGCAGCGTCGGAAAAGTGGGGTCTGGTGGCCCCAACTGGGATGGCGTGACGTGACGGGATACCCCGGGCTCGTGGGGTGGCGTGTCGACGACCGCGGATCGGGCACAGTCCGCGGCGTGGGGAACACACGCCACCTGAGACTCCGCCGGGACGTGGTAAAAGCGTCGCTAAGAGATGTCCGGACCGCTACCGAGAGCTATTGTGACTATAGTAGCAATTGAAAATCAATGCACACCCGATCGCACGACGACAGTGCGATCGGTGTGTAAATCGTTTCAATTGTTACTATATCGAAACGCTGTCTGCGGATTACTCGATCAGGACTGCGTTGACCTGTCCATCCTGGCCGGGACGGGAGGTGACGCGGGCCTGACCCTCGCTGGTCTCGACGATCGCACCCTTGGTGACGATGTTTCGGCGAGCGTAGTTCGGGTCGGAGGCGTTCTCGACGACGTCCTCGATGGTGGCCTCGACGACCTCGCCGCCGTCTGCGACGCTGGCGACGTCGGTGGTGACGGCGCGGAACTTCTCGGTGTTACCGCGTGCGTCGACGGTCTTGAGCTTCTGGTCGCCGACGGTCGTCTCGGTGGACTCGTTGCCCAGTTCGTACTTTCGCTTGTTGCGCGACGGGCGAACGCGACCGCCGGTCCGCTTGCGTGTGGAGCGTCCCTGATCTTTCATACGGTAGGGATAGCCCAGCGGCTACTTGAAGCGTTCGATGACGAGCCGCCAGCGACCGACACCCTGATACGCCGCCCAGCCACACGTCTCGGCGATGAGTCTCCGTCGCGCCGTCGCCGCACCGTTCGCCAAAGACGGGAGCGATCGACTCGGAGAGAGCGAGTTCGTCGTCGCGCTGTCGCTCGACCGCGACTGGTTCTCGCCGGACCAGGCCAAGCGTCTCGTCGACGTGGCCGCCAGCGAAGGACTCGTCGAGCGCGACGGCGACGACCTCGTCGTCGCCTTCGATCCGTCCGAGGTCTCGCTGCCGGACGGCTTCGCCCCCGACGAGTCGATCCTCCGCGAGCGGTCGACGTTCGAGCGCGTCCTCGCCGCCGTCGTCCAGCACG
Above is a genomic segment from Halomicrobium sp. LC1Hm containing:
- a CDS encoding 30S ribosomal protein S8e; the encoded protein is MKDQGRSTRKRTGGRVRPSRNKRKYELGNESTETTVGDQKLKTVDARGNTEKFRAVTTDVASVADGGEVVEATIEDVVENASDPNYARRNIVTKGAIVETSEGQARVTSRPGQDGQVNAVLIE
- a CDS encoding DUF2240 family protein is translated as MSLRRAVAAPFAKDGSDRLGESEFVVALSLDRDWFSPDQAKRLVDVAASEGLVERDGDDLVVAFDPSEVSLPDGFAPDESILRERSTFERVLAAVVQHGEDKQSAVAAINRLQDELGVTLEAAAVVYARRQGIDVAEFAERIRGDL
- a CDS encoding phosphate uptake regulator PhoU, with product METRKVQVTGGSTYTVSLPKEWATENDVSAGSVVEFHAEEDLLLLSPRRENGRVEGTLDISGLDEDHELTRAVMTMYVSGFDVITLETPRISPKQRRVVRDAVQGLVGLEVIEETSDRVVLQDLLDSSELSVHNAITRMQLVSLTMLEDAIDALVEDDDDLAADVIHRDEDVDRLWYMVSRVFRTVLRNPTAATEIGFPRETVFDYQSSARQLERIADHATKIAELSREIDAISGETGEKLRTLREEAATVPETAMEALLADDSEEAVEQANQARGTIEDVDAMAREVDEQVREADPQSAQVLGLVVDSLSRTADYGGNIAESALQKAAPRP
- the ppk1 gene encoding polyphosphate kinase 1 — translated: MDGERAQDGVGIEPFEPDDVDLADPSLYLNRELSELEFQKRVLHEAEDERTPLLERVRFLSIFTRNIDEFVMKRVGGLKQQIEAGVTDRTPDGRTPLEQWREIHDELRPMLAAQTTCYRETIRPALADAGIEILDYSALAADERTRLRTYFEDSVLPTLTPLSFDPAHPFPFISNRSHRCRAIVTRQSPGEELTFTRVKIPPNRPRLVELEAGARYVPIEAVIRNNLDLLLPNVEIVDTALFRLTRNAEVRRDEEIAEDLIDMIEEVLEQRRFASVVRLEIEADAHPFARETLQEQLELDEREIYEREGPLDYREFDRLVDLDRPALQRDAWTPRPHPQLTATDRTAIGEHTTKHQSVFERVGETDILLHHPYHDFTQTVQSFLHEAATDPDVLAVKAAIYRTTSDSQVIQSLIDAAENGKQVAVMVELKARFDEQNNLEWVRTLEEHGIHVAYGTIGLKTHTKTALVVREEDDGVELYSHVGTGNYHSETAKGYVDLGLLTADQDIGQDLVTVFNFFTGPSLDEQFRKLLIAPVTMRERFTRYIRREARYAQAGRPARIVVKVNGLEDPAIVEELYRAAMAGVDVDLIVRDICRLRPGVEGVSENVDVYSLVGRFLEHSRIFYFENGAAPDDPAAAETVGDPRYFIGSADWMTRNLDYRVEAVTPVDDPTIRRQLKFVLELTLADNRHVWEMQSDGSYEQRRPGDESAVSTQDVLMEQTRAAASQDEPVAGLIEPYPIDGDLLVEAGPPRSTDTGEVDGDDTEVTNDPEAQLPSETDGGSPRLLDRHEDRWYEPDSRTYEYAVRTPDGQRVYRKTADGAASALRQYYE
- a CDS encoding metallophosphoesterase family protein, which produces MTATLSFEPAVAKQHRQIDVSRWDEVYVVGDVHGCAETLDRLLDRLDNGRSLFVFVGDLVRKGPDSRRALSLVRERDNLLSVRGNNEQKLLDGRASIDALDDDDLAFVESMPLVVSWDGALVVHGGIDHRKPLAEHSAEELLNNRSLVPDGGYDRPYWFETRDGGRKVFFGHTVLAQPFATPWAVGLDTGCVYGGQLTAYRCSTGEFVSVEPPETYVERSADSIVDPRPAVEE